The Antennarius striatus isolate MH-2024 chromosome 8, ASM4005453v1, whole genome shotgun sequence nucleotide sequence AACCGATGTCCTTCAGGAGCTTCAGGAGGTCGTGACGGAACTTCACGCCAATGAAGGCATAGACAAAGGGGTTGAGGCAGCACCTAAGGAAGGCGACACACTGGGTGACATCAGCGGCGTACAGGAGACTATTCTCATAGCTGCAGTCGTCGGTTCCTCCTTGTGCCGTGACAATGGTGGTCCAAAAGAGGACCAGGTTGTAAGGCACCTGGCTGACAAGGAAGACGGTGACGACAGCCAGAATCACCTTGATAGCTTTATTCCTTTCAAAGTTACGCGTCTGGTAAAGGGTTTGGACGATGCTGCTGTAACAGAAGCACATGACCAGGAGTGGGAGGGCAAAAGCCAGAACAATCTGGGTCCCCTGGATTGTGACACGTAGATGGTCTGAACTGCTGGAGTAAGGGGTGCAGGTGTTGTTATTAACCGTGGTGTAATTCATGTCTGGTATGGAAAAAATCACGGCCATCACCCATATTCCTGCAGATGACACCTTGCTGAGGAGCATTGCCTGGGAGCGGTGGCGGTAAGAGGACACGGCCTTTGCAATGGCGAAGTAGCGGTCCACActgatgaaggagaggaggaacatGCTGCTGTAAAAGCTGACCTTGTACACAACATGAATGGCTTTACACAACACCAGGCCCAGCACCCATTCTGTCATGGAGTTAGCTGCCCAGAAGGGAAGCGACAGGGCGAAGAGAAGGTCTGCACAGGACAGGTTGAGCAGGTACACGTCTGTCATGGTCTTCAGTCGCTTAAAAGATAAGACTGTGATAATGACCAATAAGTTCCCCACCAGCCCCAAGAGGCAGATGATGGAGTAGAAGGTCGGGATGAACCAGCTACGGAACTGGCGGTTGTATTCCTTCCCACAGGGCACAGGAAAGTCACTGTAATCCAGATCGGAGAAGTTAGAATCCTGGTAGGAGGGGGTGGTTGTATTCTCTCCATCCTGAGACGAGGAGGGCTGTAATTACAGATAAAATGtgagacatttaaaaagaaagcaaCTAGCATGTGTAAAAATGAAGCCCCCTGTGTGCGAGCCCTTCACCAACCTCTTCCTCAAAGGAAAAGATGTGTAAAAAAGAAGGCGGGGCTTAGTGAGAGGCTGTTCCCacctgtcagtgtttgtcttaCCTTAAAATGAATAAACCATATCAGGACAGTGGGCAGCGGCGTTGAAAGATCTGAAAAATAAGAGTTAACTTTATGATCAAGCACCGTGATGATATTCTTTATCAAACTGAGCACCATGGAGACCATCAGCGTGCAATGTTAGTCATACTGACTGTACATCGTTTCTactattaaattcaaatattcaaactaattctctctgcttctttttttgcttttatttttgtttttacaaactgTTGCTGGGGAGCAAATGAGGTAAAGTCTGTTGAAAGGCGTCATTTGCAAGACTTGTATGATTCTAATTTGAATATTAAAGGagcattctttttatttatgattgTGTTTGAGCTACTTGTGGGCTTAAAAAGAACCATGGCTGCTCTtccacacacaaatgcaaaaacagATATAGAATTGTTGCCTCTTCTCTATTTCTACTGTGATCACTAACACCTTTCATGCCTGTGCATTGACTTTTAACAGTTAATTGAGCTGATAAATATTTTGATAGCTTTtctatatatattcattcaccAGAGGTTCATTGACGATCATTGGATTATATTATATAGAACATCTGAAGGTACTCACCGCTGACAGAAATCATGTTCGGCTGAGAGTAGTACAGGTAGGTATAAGCCACTGGCTACGGACCATTTAAGCGACTCTGTTGGTGGTTTCcgtttctaaaaaaacaaagaaagaaaaaaaaaaacccgagaCCTTTTCCCCCCTCAGCTctcatcacagaaaaaaaaaccataagcaaaatcattattatttagtATTTCTCCAGGAATTAGTGTTAAAATCTGTtgatattatataaatatgcaGATTTGGTTCACTTAAACTGAAAAAGTGGAATAAATCATATACGCATtgtatatctactgtatattacatatttatataacaTATACTTATATaacatgtttatatttatacatcttatttaatttattatttatttatttatgaaagtaTTTTAACACTAAAGATGAATATGAAAACTGAATAGATACCAACTACCAACAGCACTtgtttaattgaattaaaaatgggtttttttttcttaaaatccTATCGAGACAAAGGAAAGTTGACACAACTGACAtctcaatcatttttatttgcatataaTATTAACTTTGATTGTTGATGAGAGAACCcaatggatgtttttttcttgttgtatcCGTGTGCGTTCACAGCATCGTGTGAACAGACAGCAGATGAGACACTGACATGTTTCCTTTTACCCCTCTGCCAGATGTGTACAGTCTGGGGCACAcctgtttttgtcattgtggTTTCTAGCTTTCACTTGAGGGCGCACTAACCACACGGTGTCAGTGTGTCATTTTGCACATCGGGGGAAATCATCGGATTTAAATCAAAGCACGACCCGATTTGACCGTTAAAGCGTGTGAGGAGAGGCTGCAGCTACAGGAGACGTCACACCTGGAGTTTAATCTCCTGTCAGGTCGTAAACACTCCTTCAGGTGGCCGAATTCATAAGATGCATAAGTAAACATCAGGTAGTTCTGCATTTGAAACAGGAAATCAGAGCAATTCCCTTTAACCATAACCACTTCCCCTACCTGTGCACTGCAAAGGACAAACACGCTTCATGCAAACATCTGAAAAGTTTTCTACTTGTTATCAGTCTTTATCATTTTCTGGCTTGTCACCAAAGGACATAGGCTTTAAAGTTTATATTAACTAAAAGTGTAATAGTGCCATTAATGTTACCTCAGGCAACGAATGCGCTTCTacttaaaaaagcaaaaaaaagaaagaggaatcAATTGTTCAGGGTAGAAAAGTTTATTGGTATAAATATGCAAAAAGGAAATTCATATCAAGTTCATCGACTGCTCTTAAAGCTGTTTTATGACATGAAAATCCCCGTTGAAGCAAACCTtgttacactgtctacacattCACGGTACGTCAAAAGATTTCTGCTGAAAATTGCAATACTGATCATAACACAGAGATGTTCTAAGCATACTgcttttgatttgattgacagCGAGCAAACTTGAGAACACTGGCGGTTGAGCGTTGTACAGCGTTGACGATCGTGTGATGTAGTGAAGGGTGGATTTGACCAATAACAACCGATGTACAAGTAGAGTAAAAATGCTcagaataaataacaaaaatagcTACTACTATTGACTACAAACTCCTGAGACAATACTGTCACTGTAATACTGATACATATAGTAAACAAATATTCTCCAGCCAAGGAGATGGTCACCCAGCGTCACTCTTCAGAAGTGggacaaattattttcaaattgcAAACATGCAAAACTAACAATAAAGCGACAATGACACTACAATACAAAAGAACACTTAAATATCACAACAATCGATGTTTGTTTCATTGGacggcttctttttttttttgtttgtttcttttttttacctccaccaagattttttttttactcatgtcCATCGTGGCTTTGATGTCAGCAGGATTGGGAGAACCCGTGGGACAGACTGCTATCAACCTCTGGAGAATGCTGGGACACTGGTATAGAAAGAACCAGTTCGATTTCGGGAGTGTATTCAGATAAAGAGACGGACCAACATGCAAACCTGCCACAGATTTCACAGCACTTCACTACAAACTGCATCAACTCCTTCAACTTCTAATGGGAGAAAACAACACAGTAATTCTAGAGAACTCCTGAATTGAAGAAAACTCAGAGCATTTGGGTAAAACAGCTGAAATTATTTTGCCAGTTTGCAGTGCATAGGGAAGAAACACGCTATCTAACAAGTACTTTTACTTTGGACACCAGCCTTACCTTGGTGAGGCTGGTGCCTCTTTAATTTAGTCGTAAATGCTGTATGTACACAACTGACAAATGGTAGCAGCGTACTTTGATGTCAGAAGTTTTACAGGTTGGCAGGTCTGAGGATACTTCATCACTTTCTAACACtgctagttttttttaaatatcctcCAAACTAAGTAAGAACGATCGAGCCCATTTCACCCAGACTCCTTGGTCGGGTGTAACACAGGCTTCACACGAGCTGAACAGACATGCAGGATTGTTCTTGGTGGAGGTATATGCGCTCTTTCATACAGCAAGTTttgtatgatgatgatgatgatgatgatgatgatatgggAAGTGCCAGACATAGTGCTAGAGATATGTATCAATATGTGCTAAAGAGGGCCTGTGTGGCTCCTTCAAATGCTAACGAAGCCTGTGGAGAAAACATAGTGCTTTCCCGTGGGCTTCCACTGGGCGTCCCAGCCACTAATTTCACACAGCACCATTGCGTTGTCGGTTTCAAGTGCTTTACTTTTAATTCATATGCGTTCAGCGAGTGTCTGTGAGCGCTGGGTTTTAAAACTTTACCTTTGCCTCTGGCTCATTTCAACACTGAGCCCAACTGAATGCTTCTCACGTGCATTGATAAACTGAGATGATACTGTGCAACGTATGTAATCAGAGTATGGAATTAGAGGTCGGCAGGTGTAGTGGCAGCCTTGCAGCTCACAGACAGTTACTGATGGGACTCAGTGGGCCGTTCGCGCTTTGCTCGGCCCCTCCGGCGGCTCGGTTAGTGTGGCATCTTCTGTTTGTGCAGAGGTGGTCTCTGAGCCTGTGTTACTGTCACTGGTTCCTTCCTCCATGGCTCCTTCTGGGACGCTGTCCTTGTCTTCTGAAACCCCTTCCTCGCTGCCTGGGTGAGTCTCGAGCTCTTCTGAGGCCTTCGCCTTCCCTGAGTCAAAGACACAAAATCATATTTTAAGACCTGCACATGAAAAGAAACCAGACGGCAATAAAACCACAAATAATTGCGATGAGGCTCACCTGGTGTGTCTGCGGCGTTCGGTTCTGTGTCCACACCCTCTTTGCTAGTGCTTTCACTGACACAATTTTGTTGGGACTTGTTGCCATGCGTagcacaaatgtgtttttcctct carries:
- the ccr7 gene encoding C-C chemokine receptor type 7 → MISVSDLSTPLPTVLIWFIHFKPSSSQDGENTTTPSYQDSNFSDLDYSDFPVPCGKEYNRQFRSWFIPTFYSIICLLGLVGNLLVIITVLSFKRLKTMTDVYLLNLSCADLLFALSLPFWAANSMTEWVLGLVLCKAIHVVYKVSFYSSMFLLSFISVDRYFAIAKAVSSYRHRSQAMLLSKVSSAGIWVMAVIFSIPDMNYTTVNNNTCTPYSSSSDHLRVTIQGTQIVLAFALPLLVMCFCYSSIVQTLYQTRNFERNKAIKVILAVVTVFLVSQVPYNLVLFWTTIVTAQGGTDDCSYENSLLYAADVTQCVAFLRCCLNPFVYAFIGVKFRHDLLKLLKDIGCLTQERLLRSAWGRRRASGAMDTETTTTFSP